Sequence from the Fulvivirga ligni genome:
TAAGGCACAATTCGTATTTCTGCCCCGGCTCTAAAGCTTTGACAAACGTGCCTCTAATAGCCTCAGAATCAACCTCTCCAGGGTATCCCCATAATAGCACTCGGCCATTTCCACCTCCTACATCTGTATTAGGTGTACCGGTAGCTACGGACCAACCATCATAGCAGGATGCTACTATATCTGAATTAGGACAATTACCATTTCCGTTTTGAGTAAAACTAGGGTTCACAATCCAGTTTTCCGGTTCTTCAACGCACACCAGTGGATCCTCCTGAGCAATACTATCTAAAGAACAGTTGTAGGTACTTAATATAGACTGAATGGCGGTTAACTGCGGACTGCTTTGAAGGTCTCCTCGTATGATAAAACGGAAGAAATTATGAGGATTTCCATTAAAATAAGCCTCTAAATGTCCCGCAATAGCTGTACTATCAGTTTGGCTTAGCTGGGTTCCGCAATTGAATGCTATATTACTAATAGTCATTTCCAGTTCGGCAGCACTTACAGGAGCATTAACACCATTGTCTTCTCCCCATTCTTCCAGCCCATCAGGTGTCTGTGGTATATTATCTACTTGTTCCAGTTCTTCTTTGGCTGCTGCACAATTCTGGTATGCTGGTATGGTCAGCTTAGTTTTTCTCTTGGCTTCAAAATAAAAGCTTTTGTACAAAGACCACCTCTGTTGATTTAATAGCTGCTGGTATGTTTCAGCATCTAGCTCACTTTCCCGCTGCATAAGATCAAAATACAGGATGTGGTATCCGCCAGATGCGTCTGGATTACCCCTTTCATCTACATAATATGAAGTGTTATTTGGATTAGTTACCTGACTCAGTGTACCTGAATAAGCATTAGATCCATCAGGAATATTATCTCCATTGGAGTCATATTGAATAGTTCCTATGCTAACATTATTAAGTCGGCTTTGTATGGCTGATTTGAATCCATTTCCACTTAAGCTACTATTATTGAAAAATGGATCCAGATTAATTAAATCAGTATAATTTGCTGAAGAGGCAGAAGACCAATCAGCATAACGAGCCACCTGTTTTTCAAAAATACTGCTCTGTTTATCTCTAATACAAAGCTCGTATTTACAATATAAGGGATGAGAAGTTATACTATCTTCAGGCACCACATACGGATCTTCGGAAAGGTCACCGTACTTGTCTTGATAGTATTGAATAATTTGCTGATAAATGTTATCACAGTCCAGCTGTGATACTTCCTCAATTGCCTCATTAATAGCATCTTCCACCTCAGGGCAATCTGTACAGATCTCACAAGCGGCTGAGTCTATAACATAACTCTCTATAATGGTTTGTATAGCGTTAACCACTGAGTCATCAGTCACCACCAGGTTCTGCATTTGCTCATAGCTTAGCTCCTGAGCTTTTAAGGTTTTGGTTACAGTGTAGTCTCCTATTTCAGTAAATAAGACAGTAAATTCTATATCATTAACCAGAGTTGCATTGGAGCAACTGCTGGCAGAAATATCATTTCGGATATAGGACTGTCCAGTTAGCGATTCGTTTCCTGAAGCGGACGATAAATCTATAGGATGCCCTTGAGTATCCGTAATAGAAATTTCCAGATCGTAATTACACGTTTGACACCCCATGTTCCCCAGCTCTGTACCTAGAGCCGATAAGCTATAGCTAAAGGTATAACTACTGTTAGGGTTTGCATTTAAAATTTTATGGGCTATTTCAGATTGATTATCATAGAACTGGTTCTTCTGAAATAAGTCAATAGTTATGGGGTCCGGATCCAAGTTATTATAACTTTCCAGTGCTTCAACATTAGATGGCGGATTACCGGCTAAAGCCGTTGCTATGACATCTCCTTTTTGAGTTTCATAATTTACCATTACTTGACCATTTGCTCCCACTACTAAATTCTTACTATAATGCGATGCATTACCAACATTTGACCCGAAAAGCCTGATTAGTTCTGAAGGTGCCGCATCCCCATAATAGTGCCTGGTAGAGTGATCACCATCAATTCTAAAGGATTCTCCCACTCGCCCCTGCCTACTAATACGTCCCGTTGGATCATTCAGGTATTCCGTTTGTTTATACACAAATCCCTCAGCATCAGGCAAATAACTCCTATGAATAACTCCTAAACCATTAGCCGGAGAATAGTATCTGGAAGCACCATCCACATTTGAAATGGTACTATTTTCTAATCTAGCGTTATCATAATTAAACTTCTTGCGTAATGCAGAGGTACGATCTGACACTTCTGTATTAGAAGGTACGAAATCATTGAGTCCTGAGGTATAGTCTAGAGAATTGTTGAGTACCGGACCAGGAATTACTTTGGCAGCCTCCCGACCTTCATAGTCATAATAAGTCTCTTCCAGCATAGTGATACCCAATGAACTTTGATTGATTAAAGTCTGACGACTCCTAAAAGTGGCGTCATAATACTGCATAATTTTTTTATACTTGCCTCCTTCTGAAAAAATGGTTTGCTGCTGCCAGGTTTTTTCAGCCTCATGGTTATCAATAGTGAGAGGTAAACCATTGCCGTAGGACCATTCTCCAAGAATTTTAAAATCCGGATGATCAGGGTTATAGCCTACCGCTCTAACCCTGAACCATATTCTACCGTCAGGGTAATAAGAAAGGTGTTGATAAAAATATCCATCAGACGTTATTCTTACCGGCTCCTTGTATTCAAAAGCATCTTCAGCAGAACTACCATTGTAATTTTCATAATCGCCTACAAAGACCCATTCTAGATCAAACTCATCGGCACCACTATTAGCAGGATAACTCCAACTGGCAAAAGTATTATTACTAGATATCTGATAATTTAATGAAGGGATAACCGTAGGATCAAAAACATTCTCATCTTTTCTGAACATAAGAATGTTTAGGTATAGATTATTCACAGCCACCACGCCGGTGTCTAATCTATCAGTAATGCTAAACTGAATACTCGAATTACAGGTTAAAAGACTATCATGAAAAACGGTGTTTACAAAGTGCTGAGAAACTGTGCTTAATCGGGCAGACTGAACCCATGTAGTATCCGGCTGGTCCAGCAAAATGATTTTCATATCTGTGCTCCAGGCCATTTCTGTATTGAGATCACCCAGATCATATTCTAGCTGAAATGCAATAAAATACTCCCCTTCCAAACATGGTGGGGCCTCAAAAACCTGATATGCATTATCTTCTTGCAGGTCTGCAAGCAGGTAGCTTCTTTCGTAATCAGGGATTGGGAGTCGTCCTGTTCGGCTGAGACGAATCTCATTTGGCATCTTCACTACGCCTGTGGTATCAGTATCCCACGCCACATTTTCGGCTTGCGTATCATGGCTCACCATTAGATATAAAACTCCTGCCACAAACAGGATATGAGAATACCTTAAGAGTCTACAGGCTTTTGAAATGAAGTTTCCCATGGTTTTATTTATTAGGTTTAAGTTTTTGTATCCCTTCTACCTTACCCAGATTAACAATATTTTTAATTCGATGTAGTTTCTACAAAATGATAGCCTTTATAGGCCGCTGAGGCCGAAAGCTTTCCATCATCAAGACGGATGAAATTCGTCTCATTGAACATTTGATCAGACAATTTTGCATGTCCATCAAAGAGTTTAAAATCAATCCTCACATAAGCACCCTGCCTGTATAAGTAGGCTATCTGCGTAAGCATTTTAGTATTAGAATTTATAGAAAGATATAATTCACTTACAGGGCCTTCTTTTTGATTTACTTTAAACTGTTCAATGGCACCCTCGCTACGCAAAAACACAGGTTCTTCATAAAATGAAAGAATACTATCCAGATTAAATTGAAAGGCTGAAGCCATCATATTTTCATCTGTATTGGCTCGCTTGCTACATACCATTTCCTTTGCAGAACCATCTACCATAATTAAATAGCGGTCATTCATTAGCATGGCATTACCGCCATAATTGTAGAGATAATTGTCTCCCTTTTTCTTAATATCCACATCAAGGCTATACATCTCTTCTTTTAATTCTTTTGAGGCATAAGCTTTCACATCCATCTTTATATGTAGATCTGTCATTTGCTCATAGGCCTCTCTCATTTCATTGAGGGAATTCTTTAAATCCTGAGCGTTTAATTTAGTAAGAGGTATTAAGCCAATTATGCTTAAGACAATAATTTTAATATAATTCTTCATTTCTCAGGTCTGTTAGTGCTCTACCAGGTAGCTTACATTTTCAGTGATGGTTTTCACCCCTTCCTCCGTTTCCTTTTTAGTTAAGTACAGATTACCCTCTGAATCGTAATAGAAATATGATGCGTAGTTCTCCTCATCTAAGGTTGCTTGTAGCCTATAGTCTGTAAGGTTGTAGACATAAGAAGTCATATTACCTTCAGAAGGAAAAAGGCGCAGATCATCGAACCAGGCTGTAGGGGCACTTCCTGATTTAAAAGTTAATTCAATGGAAGAATTTGGAATGGGGCAAACAAAGGCGCTATCTATGCGCTGCCACCCTTCGATGATATTGCCCTTTGGTTTTAACATAAAAGAAGCGACCTGCAGATCATCTTTATCTTTTATTTTGACTTCGATACCAATATTCTGAGCCAGAATGGGAACAGTTTTATGCTTATCATTTACAGAAACCCATGCGCTCACCTGATATTTTTTAGCAGAATCGAGCACCAATAACTTTTGTTCAAATGTCTCTTCTCCAGAAATTTTCAAGCTTTTGCTTCCACTATGCGCGATATTATTATCCAAGTTAGCATTTACTACAGGCTGAATATCATTTCTAAACATTACATGACCTCTCCAGGCACCTTCAAACAGGGCTCTTTTAAGAATTAGGATAGACCATTCAGGGTGCACCGGATGCTCCCTTCTACAAATAATTTCATTATCACGAATGTGACGGAAGTAAAAGAAAAATGGAAAACCAGACCAGAAATAGCTCCTTCCAAAGACGTCTACTTCATCATAGCCTTGTATTTCGTCTAAGCTAGCTTTAACAATTACAATGTGTTTATAGCAAAAATCTGTAGGATACCATTTATAGCGAGGCAACTGTTGGTTACCAAACACCCAATTCCCAGAGGCCTTCCCAGTAAGGTATTCGAAACCCGTATAGGCCATCTCATTGTATCTCATATTGACACCATTGGCACTTGGTAAATGACCACCATAGTCATACAATGCCGCATTATGAATTCCAAGTACATTTTCATTTTCAATATCGTAGCTATACGGACTATAAGCTGTCATGGTATTTAGCTTAATCCAATCGGGCACAGCATCGATGGCTGCATATTCCCAACTAAACTGGTCCATTTCAAATGTTCCTCCATCTCTTAAGGAAGGAGGATTAGTTTGATCTCTATCTACTTTATATACATAATCAGCTTCCTTACGCCATACCCCTTCACTACCATTTTCATAGCCCGACTTATCATTAAGTCCACTAGCTTCATATTGCAATGGCCAAGTATCAGAAAAAGTGGCTGTAGTGGTGGAGATAACTCTACTTTTCACCTGTGTGGGCACCTGAATGACGGTATCCTTGAATAAATCCTCATCAGGATCTACGGTGATCTGTTTTGTTACTGTAGTGAAATTACCCTGACAGGCAGCACACTGATAGTACACATTGAGTTTCACCGTGTATGTACCAGCTGAGGCGTAGCTATGCAGAGGAGCTTCTTCTTGAGAGGTTGTACCATCACCAAAATCCCATTGGTGGATCACATTACAATTTTGCGGATTACTTATATATTTCGTGAAATCAACAGCACAAATTAAGTTTTGCCAATCAAAATCTGCTTCAACATCCTCCAGAGTAGAGGCATCAAAAGTAAAACACTTATAATCCAAATAACTCACACCGCTGATATCAGTAGAGCTAATATATTCGCTACCTGGCTTTCCAAACCTTCCCAGTTGAGAGTAATAACAAGAGCCACTTCCTTGCCCATTATTGAGTCCTACTGTTGCTGGTATGCCGTAAAAACCATTATCACTACTAGATGCATCTCCGGTAGTCCACTGCATATCTCCGTAATAAAAGGCAACATTATTGCCAGCACCTAAATAAGGATCTGCCCCATCACTTATTACCAGCTTGAAAGTATTGCGTTTATCAGATTTCATTCTGAAATAACCCACATTATACCATATTACGGTAAGCCTGGTTGCTTCAACCTTATACGCCACATAACCAGTGTTATTTCGGGTATCCACGTCTGCCCAAAATGGTGCTATCATATCTCGTGGAGAGGGGAATCCGGTAGAACTGTAAGTTGAGTCTAATTCATCAAAAGTGATATTCCCATTATTATTTATATATACCTGATTATAATTTGTGCCAAAAAAATTGAAATTAAACGGTATGTTGATCACAGAGGTGGAACTATCATCATTTGCAGGCAAATAACTGAATGAAGGATCTAATAATGGATTCTCCACCGAACATGAGAATGACTGTCCTACGTTAAATTGAGCAAATCTAGACGTCTGATCAGTTTTATCAGGAGATTCAGTAGCCTCCTTTTGAAGGGTAGGATAATTCTTCTGAATAGCAGACTGAACTACCGGATTTTTAGCTGCCTCCTGCATTTTTCTATAGTCAGAAGTGCCCGGTGCCGGTTGATTTTGAGCCTGAACTCCAAAAGGTAGTAAAAGCAACAAAATCCATAATATCTTAATAGGGTTAGGCCTTTTCATCGTTAATAATCTTTTGGAATTGAAATAGTCTTGCTGTAAGTAGTGGTTCCCTGGCTTTGGGAAGGATCATCTAGTGCGGTAATGCTACTGACCTTCGCCATGAGCTGGTTACGGTACCCTGCCCTGATAATCATACATTTATACTCTGTAGCTGCTAATGAATTATTGGAGTAAAGGATCATTTCACCTCCTTCACTACCTATATAAATTCCTTTGCCAATAGGATTTTCAAGTTCACCGTTATGATCATAAAGCAATATTTCATCACCAGGATGTAAGCTGAGCTCAACATTTGATGGTGTAGAAAATGTAAACAGATCATTTTTATAAGGATTGGCCTGAACGTTACCTATGGTAAAGCCAAAACCTACATTTTGGTA
This genomic interval carries:
- a CDS encoding nidogen-like domain-containing protein produces the protein MKRPNPIKILWILLLLLPFGVQAQNQPAPGTSDYRKMQEAAKNPVVQSAIQKNYPTLQKEATESPDKTDQTSRFAQFNVGQSFSCSVENPLLDPSFSYLPANDDSSTSVINIPFNFNFFGTNYNQVYINNNGNITFDELDSTYSSTGFPSPRDMIAPFWADVDTRNNTGYVAYKVEATRLTVIWYNVGYFRMKSDKRNTFKLVISDGADPYLGAGNNVAFYYGDMQWTTGDASSSDNGFYGIPATVGLNNGQGSGSCYYSQLGRFGKPGSEYISSTDISGVSYLDYKCFTFDASTLEDVEADFDWQNLICAVDFTKYISNPQNCNVIHQWDFGDGTTSQEEAPLHSYASAGTYTVKLNVYYQCAACQGNFTTVTKQITVDPDEDLFKDTVIQVPTQVKSRVISTTTATFSDTWPLQYEASGLNDKSGYENGSEGVWRKEADYVYKVDRDQTNPPSLRDGGTFEMDQFSWEYAAIDAVPDWIKLNTMTAYSPYSYDIENENVLGIHNAALYDYGGHLPSANGVNMRYNEMAYTGFEYLTGKASGNWVFGNQQLPRYKWYPTDFCYKHIVIVKASLDEIQGYDEVDVFGRSYFWSGFPFFFYFRHIRDNEIICRREHPVHPEWSILILKRALFEGAWRGHVMFRNDIQPVVNANLDNNIAHSGSKSLKISGEETFEQKLLVLDSAKKYQVSAWVSVNDKHKTVPILAQNIGIEVKIKDKDDLQVASFMLKPKGNIIEGWQRIDSAFVCPIPNSSIELTFKSGSAPTAWFDDLRLFPSEGNMTSYVYNLTDYRLQATLDEENYASYFYYDSEGNLYLTKKETEEGVKTITENVSYLVEH